A window from Centropristis striata isolate RG_2023a ecotype Rhode Island chromosome 4, C.striata_1.0, whole genome shotgun sequence encodes these proteins:
- the lpar6a gene encoding lysophosphatidic acid receptor 6a: MYNNTLPTTQLLAENNSINNSTCDKNDGFKYPLYSTVFSIVFVVGLVTNVVAIYIFTCSLKLRNETTTYMMNLVVSDLLFVFTLPLRVFYFINQSWPFGPVLCKVSVSLFYTNMYGSILFLTCISVDRFLAIVHPFRSRTLRTKRNAKIVCIAVWVLVLSGSLPTGFLLETTSTDKSKINNTFCFENFSSKQWKSHLSKVVIFIETVGFIIPLLLNVCCSIMVLQTLRRPQTVSRGGKLNKTKILRMIIVHLLIFCFCFIPYNVNLVFYALVRTKTLKGCFVESVVRTIYPIALCIAVSNCCFDPIVYYFTSETIQNSIKRKSQGNRSFGDVKFSEALQSETPSSNLQCSLRNLKAKVFHNESSV; encoded by the coding sequence ATGTACAACAATACCCTACCCACTACCCAGCTATTGGCtgaaaataactcaataaaCAACTCTACCTGCGACAAGAACGATGGGTTCAAATACCCGTTGTACAGTACCGTCTTCAGCATTGTGTTCGTGGTGGGACTGGTCACCAATGTTGTGGCCATTTACATATTCACCTGCTCTCTGAAGCTGAGGAACGAGACCACGACCTACATGATGAACTTGGTAGTGTCGGACCTGCTGTTTGTCTTCACGCTGCCTCTGAGGGTCTTCTACTTCATCAACCAGAGCTGGCCTTTTGGACCCGTGCTCTGCAAGGTCTCTGTCTCACTGTTCTACACCAACATGTATGGCAGCATACTCTTTCTCACCTGCATCAGCGTGGATCGCTTTCTAGCCATTGTGCACCCTTTTCGCTCAAGGACGCTTAGGACCAAGCGCAATGCTAAGATAGTGTGCATTGCTGTGTGGGTGTTGGTGCTGTCAGGGAGTCTCCCCACAGGGTTCCTGCTGGAGACCACCTCAACTGACAAGAGCAAGATCAATAACACCTTCTGTTTTGAGAACTTCTCCTCCAAGCAATGGAAATCTCACCTGTCCAAGGTGGTAATCTTCATAGAGACAGTGGGCTTCATCATTCCGCTTCTACTCAACGTATGTTGCTCCATCATGGTGCTGCAGACCCTGCGTCGCCCCCAAACTGTCAGTCGTGGAGGGAagctgaacaaaacaaaaatcctgCGCATGATAATTGTGCATctcttaattttttgtttttgcttcattcCCTACAATGTAAACTTGGTATTTTATGCTCTGGTCCGCACCAAAACTTTGAAGGGATGCTTTGTGGAGTCTGTGGTCCGAACCATCTACCCAATAGCCCTCTGCATCGCAGTGTCCAACTGCTGTTTTGATCCCATTGTTTACTATTTCACTTCTGAGACTATCCAAAACTCCATCAAGAGGAAGTCTCAGGGGAACCGTTCGTTTGGTGACGTCAAGTTCTCAGAGGCCCTGCAGTCAGAAACTCCCAGCTCCAACCTGCAGTGCAGCCTGAGGAATCTCAAAGCAAAAGTCTTCCACAATGAGTCTTCAGTGTGA
- the rcbtb2 gene encoding RCC1 and BTB domain-containing protein 2, protein MLDVGKWPVFALLPPEELRLIRQACVFGSAANEALYVTVNDEVFALGTNCSGCLGLGDLQSTIEPRRIDVLCGKKIVSLSYGTGPHVVIATADGEVFAWGHNGYSQLGNGTTNHGLTPALVSTNLLSKRVTEVACGSHHTIALTTDGEVYAWGYNNSGQVGSGSTANQPTPRRVSSCLQNKVVVNIACGQLCSMAVLDNGEIYGWGYNCNGQLGLGNNGNQQTPCRIAALQGINIVQVACGYAHTLALTDEGMVYAWGANSYGQLGTGNKSNQALPTLINIDKERMVEVAACHTSHTSAAKTQSGQVLMWGQCRGQAVASPHLTHFSSTDDVFACFATPAVTWHLLSVDGDDYLTVAQSLKKEFDSPEISDLKFLVDGKCIHVHKALLKIRCEHFRALLNETDEDAIEIHQFSYLVYRAFLEYLYTDTINLPPEDAIGLLDLATFYRETRLKRLCQETIKRGISEENAITLLSAAVKYEARDLEEFCFKFCVNHLTAVTQTQAFADMDHDLLKNFISKASRYGAFKN, encoded by the exons ATGCTGGACGTGGGGAAGTGGCCAGTGTTTGCACTCCTTCCTCCTGAGGAACTAAGGCTTATTCGGCAGGCTTGTGTCTTTGGCAGTGCTGCAAATGAAGCCCTCTATGTCACAGTTAATGATGAG GTCTTCGCTCTGGGCACCAACTGCAGCGGCTGTTTAGGGCTCGGAGACCTTCAAAGCACAATCGAGCCGCGCCGGATTGATGTCTTGTGTGGAAAGAAGATTGTGTCCCTAAGCTATGGAACTGGACCGCATGTGGTTATCGCTACAGCAG ATGGAGAGGTGTTCGCTTGGGGCCACAATGGCTACAGCCAGCTGGGTAATGGCACCACCAATCACGGTCTGACCCCTGCCCTGGTGTCCACCAACCTCCTTAGCAAGAGAGTGACAGAGGTGGCCTGTGGCTCCCACCACACTATTGCCCTCACAACTGATGGAGAG GTATACGCATGGGGTTACAACAACTCAGGCCAAGTGGGTTCAGGGTCTACAGCCAACCAGCCAACACCACGCCGGGTCAGCAGCTGCCTGCAGAACAAAGTGGTGGTTAACATAGCCTGTGGTCAGCTCTGCTCTATGGCTGTACTGGACAATGGAGAG ATCTATGGTTGGGGCTATAATTGCAATGGACAGCTAGGTTTGGGCAACAATGGGAATCAGCAGACCCCATGCAGAATCGCTGCTCTCCAAGGTATCAACATCGTCCAG GTTGCTTGTGGATATGCACATACACTGGCACTCACAGATGAGGGCATGGTTTACGCCTGGGGAGCCAACTCATATGGACAGTTGGGAACAGGCAATAAGAGTAACCAAGCTCTCCCCACCCTAATAAACATAGACAAGGAGAG GATGGTGGAGGTGGCTGCATGTCACACCAGCCACACGTCAGCTGCCAAGACGCAGAGCGGGCAGGTTCTGATGTGGGGTCAGTGTCGAGGTCAGGCTGTGGCCAGCCCCCACCTCACCCATTTCAGCAGCACAGACGATGTGTTCGCATGCTTCGCCACACCAGCAGTCACGTGGCACCTCCTGTCAGTAG ATGGCGATGACTACTTGACTGTTGCCCAGTCTCTGAAGAAGGAGTTTGACAGCCCAGAGATCTCAGACCTGAAGTTCTTGGTAGATGGGAAGTGTATCCATGTCCACAAAGCCCTGCTGAAAATCAG ATGTGAGCATTTTCGTGCACTGCTTAATGAAACTGATGAGGATGCCATAGAAATTCACCAGTTCTCATACCTGGTGTACCGAGCCTTTCTGGAGTACCTCTACACAGACACTATTAACCTGCCACCAGAGGATGCTATTG ggTTGCTAGACTTGGCCACATTCTACAGAGAGACGAGGCTGAAGAGGCTGTGCCAGGAAACAATCAAGAGAGGCATTTCTGAGGAGAACGCCATcactctgctctctgctgctgtcaagTATGAGGCGCGG GACCTGGAGGAGTTCTGCTTCAAGTTTTGCGTCAACCACCTTACAGCTGTCACACAGACCCAGGCCTTTGCAGACATGGACCACGACCTGCTCAAGAACTTCATTAGTAAAGCCAGTCGCTACGGGGCCTTCAAAAACTGA